In a genomic window of Strix aluco isolate bStrAlu1 chromosome 3, bStrAlu1.hap1, whole genome shotgun sequence:
- the CCSAP gene encoding centriole, cilia and spindle-associated protein, with protein MVVPARRVKTEYMKRFKEPKWESCGACYLELLRYRLSRRLLEQAHRPWLWDGWEQDSGGSGGGSSAAGSPPPPPGAGSPAAVQEEEAAATPAPSEAGRASPEKEREDQEKQQREEQEKTVEHTSVKEADKTSRTGRRPSRSALSSRNDRRSAKSPQKTDAPKENKHPFALYGWGERQTDTGSQKTHNVCASASANEIHESALRAKNRRQVEKRKLSQRRVRSAEAEKAWRIKSSPPDNPWMTEYMRCYSARAR; from the exons ATGGTGGTGCCGGCGCGTCGCGTGAAGACGGAGTACATGAAGCGCTTCAAGGAGCCCAAGTGGGAGTCGTGCGGCGCGTGCTACCTGGAGCTGCTGCGCTACCGCCTCAGCCGCCGCCTCCTGGAGCAGGCGCACCGGCCCTGGCTGTGGGACGGCTGGGAGCAGgacagcggcggcagcggcggcggcagcagcgccgccgggtccccgccgccgccgccgggtgCCGGCAGCCCCGCAGCCGTGCAGGAGGAGGAAGCGGCGGCGACGCCAGCGCCGAGCGAGGCGGGACGGGCGAGCCCCG agaaagaaagagaagatcaagaaaagcagcagagggaagagcaagaaaaaactGTAGAACACACTTCTGTAAAGGAAGCAGACAAAACCAGCCGTACGGGACGACGTCCGAGTCGAAGTGCCTTGTCCAGTCGTAATGATCGAAGATCAGCCAAAAGTCCTCAAAAGACAGATGCACCAAAGGAGAATAAACATCCATTTGCTCTGTATGGGTGGGGAGAAAGACAGACGGATACAGGAAGCCAGAAGACTCACAATGTCTGCGCTTCTGCTTCAGCAAACGAA ATTCATGAATCTGCTCTGCGAGCAAAGAACAGGAGGCaagtggagaaaaggaagctttctCAGAGGCGAGTACGATcagcagaagcagagaaagcTTGGCGAATAAAGTCCTCCCCACCGGATAACCCTTGGATGACGGAATATATGAGATGCTACTCAGCAAGAGCTCGGTGA